Below is a window of Desmonostoc muscorum LEGE 12446 DNA.
ACAGCCGTGGAGCTAAAATCACTAGGAATAAATTTATCTTGGGCACCCGTAGCAGATATTTTTTCCCATCCCAATAATCCTGTAATTGGCTCTCGTGCCTTTGGTAGCACTCCCGAAACTGCTGCTCAAGATGCCCGTGACTACTACCTTGGACTTCGAGATTCAGGAATTATTGGATGCGCCAAGCATTTCCCCGGACATGGAGACACAAGCCAAGATTCTCACATCGAGCTACCAATACTCAATTTGACCTTAGAAGAATTGCGACTTCGAGAACTGATACCTTTCAAAACCCTCATCGAAGTACAGATTCCTCTAGTTATGACTGTCCATATCTTATTTCCCAGGATAGATCCTGATGTGCCAGCAACTCTTTCCCGTCCTATTCTCAAAAACATACTAAGGGAGGAACTGGGTTTTCAGGGAGTGGTTGTTTCTGACGACTTAGATATGAAAGCAATCTCAGATATGTTTATTCAAGCTGGTACTGTGGCGCGGTCATTTAATGCAGGCTGCGACCTGTTTATTGTTTCACGTAATATTAATTCATCATCTATTGAAAGAACTTATCGGATTGCTGAAGATTTTGCCGATTCTCTGAGTAACGGTAGCTTAGATGAAGCAGTCGTGGAAGCAGCTAGAGAAAGGATTGAGAAACTACTGGCAGTAACACCGCAATATACCGTCCAGGCTTTGAATAAAGATATCTTATTGCAACATGCTCAACTGGCGATCGCTAGTTGCTATTCATAAATGGGTGGTATAGGGGTCGAACCTATTTCTGCGGGTTAAAAGCCCGCTGCACAGCCGGTATGCCAACCACCCTAGTTAATTTGAAAAAGAAATGAGCAAGTGCGATCGTATTACATCGCAAATCTTGTAACACCAAACTTATACAGGAGATTTCAAGTTAATGAAGTACACTAATCTAGCTCTCAAAGCTAGATAGAGAAACTATTCTAATTCTGAATTCTGACTCCTGAATTCTGAATTCTGCTGTATATAAATCCACCAGGGAGGTACTGCCCCTCCTATTTCTGTGTTATCAGCACAGCGCCTCGCTTTTCGGCTCCAGGTGGAAAAAGAGGAAGATGGAGGAATCGAACCCCTACAGTTGCCCGTACTCCAAGGTTCAAGCTTGGTTGCCGTCCATTCAGCAGCATCTTCCATTCAAGGGCGTCTGACGGGACTCGAACCCGCTGTGACTGGTTCCACAAACCAGCGCCTCGACCACTTTGGCTTCAGACACCATCAGTGGAATCAATGGGATTTGAACCCATAACCTCCTGCTTGCAAGGCAGGCGCTCTATCCATTTGAGCTATGACCCCATATTTGGTGGATACTGGTCGGAATCGAACCGACAACCTTCTAACAGCCAGTTAGACGCTTTACCAATTAAGCTACAGACCCATAGGCGGGAGTGGTAGGACTTAAACCCACAACCTTCAAGGTAGAAACTTGAAGCTCTATTCCATTGAGCTACACTCCCAAGATTTGGTAGTCCTGGCAGGAATTGAACCCGCGACATTCTTCTTGTAAGGAAGACACTCTACCAATTGAGTTACAGGACTACACAAGCGAGTGGAGGGACTTGAACCCACGCACTGAGTATGGCGCACTCAGATGCTACCGATTACATCACACCCGCAAGTTTCAGAGCGGACGGCGAGATTTGTAGCTTGCTTCCCGGAGGGTACTCGCACGAAGACGGTGGAAACGTCTCATGCTGCCGTTACATCACACCCGCATCAAGCTGGTAACAGGAATTGAACCTGCAACCTACTGATTACAAGTCAGTTGCTCTGCCAATTGAGCTACACCAGCACTATTTTTGGATTTTAGATTGACCCCATAGCTTCAGATATGAGTTTGAGTAAAGAATTGTAGATTTGGGATGAAAGTATTTGTTGCACAAATAAAGCAAGCTTGCTCTCACACCTTTTTAAATTTTCAGTTTGAATCAACAATCGAAAATTTAAAATCTAAAATCTAAAATTTGGTGACGGGGGCAGGAGTCGAACCTGCCGATGTTCAGGTTATGAGCCTGACGAGCCACCGTTGCTCTATCCCCGCATATTCACCAATACCCCTGACTGGATTTGAACCAGCAACCTCTTCGTTCTAGGCGAAGCGCCTCTTCCGTTGGGCTACAAGGGCAAAGTCTGAGTGGCAGGGATTGTAGACCCCTTAGCGGCTTCCCGCAGGGTTTTACGACCTGGAGTT
It encodes the following:
- a CDS encoding glycoside hydrolase family 3 N-terminal domain-containing protein, whose product is MARSQELNRFGHHLILGISSTTLSDDDKRALSELKPIGVIFFAKNFLDGTPYEVWLQKFKDLNNQIREYTGRDSMFLTLDHEGGRVVRTPAPITRFPQALLLRSHAYEVAKATAVELKSLGINLSWAPVADIFSHPNNPVIGSRAFGSTPETAAQDARDYYLGLRDSGIIGCAKHFPGHGDTSQDSHIELPILNLTLEELRLRELIPFKTLIEVQIPLVMTVHILFPRIDPDVPATLSRPILKNILREELGFQGVVVSDDLDMKAISDMFIQAGTVARSFNAGCDLFIVSRNINSSSIERTYRIAEDFADSLSNGSLDEAVVEAARERIEKLLAVTPQYTVQALNKDILLQHAQLAIASCYS